The proteins below are encoded in one region of Fervidicoccaceae archaeon:
- a CDS encoding DUF655 domain-containing protein, with protein MWRGLDRSEGGRGFPKRFERRPFPEDFAIVLDFLPQGNPLDRHPEHRREPLVQAIGEKHFTLMEIVTRHGEDFKPGERLYVNPEYVGRGPVRSIVAPISFEELTSVAVENLKNVIEQLVKEKEKIFVEIFNVSEPLTLKMHALELIPGIGKKCLGAILEERRIRRFESFEDLEKRLSMRGIRLQDPSKLIAERILIELRGGQRHYLFVRPREGERDARYLGYLRRLYSLGERAER; from the coding sequence TTGTGGAGAGGATTAGACCGAAGCGAGGGAGGGCGCGGCTTCCCTAAGCGCTTCGAGCGCAGACCCTTCCCGGAGGACTTCGCCATAGTGCTAGATTTCCTGCCGCAGGGCAACCCACTCGATAGGCACCCGGAACACAGGCGTGAGCCGCTGGTCCAAGCGATCGGCGAGAAGCACTTTACGTTGATGGAGATCGTGACGAGGCACGGTGAAGACTTCAAGCCAGGCGAGAGGCTCTACGTGAACCCGGAATACGTTGGGCGCGGGCCTGTTAGGAGCATAGTAGCCCCCATAAGCTTCGAGGAGCTCACATCTGTCGCGGTCGAAAATCTAAAGAACGTTATCGAGCAGCTGGTGAAGGAGAAGGAGAAGATCTTCGTCGAGATCTTCAACGTGTCCGAGCCTCTCACGCTCAAGATGCACGCGTTGGAGCTCATACCGGGCATTGGGAAGAAGTGCTTGGGCGCTATACTCGAGGAGAGGAGGATCCGGAGATTCGAGTCGTTCGAGGACTTGGAGAAAAGACTCTCGATGCGAGGCATAAGGCTGCAGGACCCCAGCAAGCTCATAGCGGAGCGCATCTTGATCGAGCTACGTGGAGGTCAGAGACACTACCTCTTTGTGAGGCCTCGAGAGGGGGAGCGCGACGCGAGGTACCTGGGCTACCTGCGCAGGCTCTATTCGCTCGGAGAGAGAGCCGAGCGTTGA
- a CDS encoding rRNA adenine dimethyltransferase family protein, whose translation MSFALEEALRSRRALLELTKHMLREHGVRASKRRGQNFSISPRYLETFRSEVAKWPSGWILEVGTGLGTLTYSVAAARSDLEVISVECDERLFGAASVLLASLPNVSLVLADALELLEEARVYGVFTSAPFSVASLILLALARNNNIQRAVIGVQREVARRLTARPGSREYGRLTVVTSLHFRVKRLGDFDPGDFYPEPEVCTTVVALERRSPYERELGRLLEKLSACVFSARNKLAKKVVHSCLRALGVREPEASRIVASAVAEDQRCRDLSPELLLEIARNSLTSWRATRASM comes from the coding sequence TTGAGCTTCGCGCTCGAGGAGGCTCTGCGTTCTAGGAGGGCCCTCCTCGAGCTAACCAAGCATATGTTGAGGGAGCACGGGGTACGGGCCTCAAAGAGGAGAGGGCAGAACTTCTCGATATCGCCCCGCTACTTGGAGACGTTCCGCTCCGAAGTTGCTAAGTGGCCATCTGGCTGGATCCTCGAGGTGGGCACGGGCCTCGGCACCCTGACCTACAGCGTGGCGGCTGCGCGGAGCGATCTGGAGGTGATAAGTGTCGAATGCGATGAGAGGCTCTTCGGGGCGGCCAGCGTGCTGCTCGCCTCCCTCCCCAATGTCTCCCTCGTGCTAGCCGACGCGCTCGAGCTCCTCGAAGAGGCCCGAGTCTACGGCGTTTTCACGAGCGCTCCATTCTCGGTGGCGAGCCTCATACTCTTGGCGCTAGCACGAAACAACAACATCCAGAGGGCGGTTATCGGAGTTCAGAGGGAAGTTGCGAGGAGATTGACGGCCAGGCCCGGCTCCCGAGAATACGGCAGACTGACTGTGGTCACGTCTCTGCACTTTAGAGTGAAGAGATTAGGCGACTTCGACCCGGGAGACTTCTACCCCGAGCCCGAAGTCTGCACAACCGTTGTGGCGCTGGAGCGGAGATCTCCCTACGAGAGAGAGCTGGGCAGACTCTTGGAGAAGCTATCGGCCTGTGTTTTCTCGGCTCGCAACAAACTGGCCAAGAAGGTCGTCCACTCGTGTCTGCGAGCTTTGGGGGTGAGAGAGCCGGAGGCCTCGAGAATCGTGGCGAGCGCTGTGGCGGAGGATCAGAGGTGCAGAGACCTCAGCCCAGAGCTCCTGCTCGAGATCGCTCGGAACTCTCTGACCTCTTGGCGTGCGACCCGAGCGAGCATGTGA
- a CDS encoding TrmH family RNA methyltransferase produces the protein MNVKVVLVGVEGEVNLGFVMRLAANFDVKRVVLVEPRAAYGEEARRYAAKAAALLEPPLVVGRLEEAFEPGELRVCTSAIAREDDVLRNAITPQQLAAIYEETGLPIALVFGRESTGLTRRELESCDVLVNIQSSDSYPALNLSHAVAILLYELYVTKRRCRRTPPASEETLRFLEDSFNVLADCVVKDEGKARSSKIAFRRVVKRAQPTEAEARRILYVLRRARRRASCSMS, from the coding sequence ATGAATGTCAAGGTAGTCCTTGTGGGAGTAGAAGGCGAGGTCAATCTCGGATTCGTGATGAGGCTGGCCGCGAACTTCGACGTGAAGCGCGTGGTGCTGGTTGAGCCGAGAGCTGCCTATGGGGAGGAGGCCAGGAGGTATGCTGCCAAAGCGGCGGCTCTCCTCGAGCCTCCTCTAGTCGTCGGAAGACTTGAGGAGGCATTCGAGCCTGGCGAGCTCAGAGTGTGCACCAGCGCTATAGCGCGAGAGGACGACGTATTGCGCAATGCGATCACGCCCCAGCAACTCGCTGCGATTTACGAGGAGACAGGCTTGCCCATAGCTCTCGTCTTTGGGAGAGAAAGCACGGGTCTGACGAGGAGAGAGCTCGAGAGCTGCGACGTCCTCGTCAACATTCAATCAAGCGACAGCTACCCCGCTCTCAACCTCTCGCACGCGGTCGCGATACTGCTCTATGAGCTCTACGTGACCAAGCGGAGGTGTCGAAGAACTCCTCCGGCTAGCGAAGAGACGCTCAGATTCCTCGAGGACAGCTTCAACGTCTTGGCGGACTGCGTGGTGAAAGACGAGGGCAAGGCCAGATCCTCTAAGATAGCCTTCAGGAGGGTCGTGAAACGAGCCCAGCCGACGGAGGCCGAGGCTAGGAGAATACTCTACGTCTTGAGGCGAGCGAGGAGGAGAGCCTCTTGCTCTATGTCTTGA
- a CDS encoding THUMP domain-containing protein, with product MLYVLKTVPGLEDLLAEECKSVEPNCEPLREERGRLLVELSREGAEKLVQISRLLTSAYEVLAETELVSLSPEGIRSVALEIEWERILHDGAIFAVRSERVGEHSFTSLDVSREVGRAVFERCASRGVHVKVHLNAPEVVVIAELFGSRLTIGVSLTGDSSLHRRWYRVREHTASLKPPIAFAMIMLSGMRDGELLIDPMCGGGTIPIEALLYFETSRAVCGDVSEESLRIAKHNAAAAGVLERLETLRSDVRDLPSLLGRRIAKRIVTNPPYGIRLGTPRASAYSLAKLFDASNELLTEDGSLVLITPSRKRALEEAERIGMRLYCEREVLHGDLRAWILCFESSSLATRNNSPLRAEDQRSAW from the coding sequence TTGCTCTATGTCTTGAAAACCGTGCCGGGCCTCGAGGATCTATTAGCCGAGGAGTGCAAATCAGTCGAGCCGAATTGCGAGCCTCTCCGAGAAGAGCGCGGCAGACTACTCGTTGAGCTGAGCCGCGAGGGCGCCGAGAAGCTAGTGCAGATCTCCAGGCTTCTCACAAGCGCCTACGAAGTCCTCGCCGAGACGGAGCTAGTCAGCCTCTCTCCCGAGGGGATCCGAAGCGTCGCGCTCGAGATCGAGTGGGAGAGGATACTACACGACGGAGCCATTTTCGCAGTCAGAAGCGAGCGCGTCGGAGAACACAGCTTCACCTCGCTGGACGTCTCGAGAGAGGTCGGCCGGGCTGTCTTCGAGAGATGTGCGAGTCGCGGAGTGCATGTCAAAGTGCATCTGAACGCGCCGGAGGTAGTCGTGATAGCGGAGCTCTTCGGCTCTAGGCTAACCATAGGAGTAAGTCTCACGGGGGACTCGAGCCTGCACAGGCGTTGGTATAGAGTGAGAGAGCACACAGCCTCGCTGAAGCCACCAATAGCCTTTGCTATGATAATGTTGTCGGGCATGCGTGACGGCGAACTGCTCATCGACCCCATGTGCGGCGGAGGCACCATCCCCATAGAGGCTCTCTTATACTTCGAGACCTCTCGCGCCGTCTGCGGCGATGTGAGCGAGGAGAGTTTGAGGATCGCGAAGCACAACGCGGCGGCCGCCGGAGTCCTCGAGAGGCTCGAGACGTTGAGGAGCGACGTGAGAGATTTACCGAGCCTCCTTGGCAGGAGGATCGCGAAGAGAATAGTGACGAACCCTCCCTACGGGATAAGACTCGGAACGCCTAGAGCTTCGGCTTACTCTCTCGCTAAGCTCTTCGACGCGTCGAATGAATTGCTGACCGAGGACGGCTCGCTCGTCTTGATCACCCCGAGCAGGAAGAGAGCTCTAGAGGAGGCGGAGAGGATCGGCATGAGGCTCTACTGCGAGAGAGAAGTCCTACACGGAGACCTGAGGGCCTGGATCCTATGTTTCGAGAGCTCCTCGTTAGCAACGAGAAATAATAGCCCTTTGAGAGCAGAGGATCAGCGAAGTGCGTGGTGA
- a CDS encoding 50S ribosomal protein L16 yields MPLRPARCYTHFTSPPYTRKEYIPGVPQPKITKFEMGNRNIEPDYVVYLEALEAGQVRHNALEAMRVMVHKTLSTRVGEDKYFFKVRPYPHHVLRENKMMAFAGADRLQDGMRLSFGKPIGTAARVSPGTVIAEVYVKKEHVEVAKSALRIGKSKLPIRSRIVVEQLRSAENRAEPARGD; encoded by the coding sequence GTGCCGCTGAGGCCGGCCAGGTGCTACACCCACTTCACGTCGCCTCCTTACACTCGGAAGGAGTACATACCAGGAGTCCCCCAGCCCAAGATAACGAAATTCGAGATGGGCAACAGGAATATCGAGCCGGACTACGTGGTCTACCTCGAGGCTTTAGAGGCCGGCCAGGTGCGTCACAACGCCCTAGAGGCTATGAGGGTCATGGTCCACAAGACGCTGAGCACCAGAGTCGGCGAGGACAAGTACTTCTTTAAAGTGAGACCTTACCCTCACCACGTATTGAGGGAGAACAAAATGATGGCTTTCGCGGGAGCCGATAGGCTGCAGGACGGCATGAGGCTCTCGTTCGGCAAGCCCATAGGAACGGCCGCCAGAGTGTCCCCGGGCACGGTGATAGCGGAGGTCTACGTTAAGAAGGAACACGTGGAGGTGGCGAAATCTGCGCTTAGGATCGGTAAGTCTAAGCTCCCCATACGCAGCAGGATAGTGGTCGAGCAGCTGAGGTCGGCCGAGAACCGGGCAGAGCCCGCGAGAGGAGATTGA
- the dph2 gene encoding diphthamide biosynthesis enzyme Dph2 has translation MEPPYDFEVEKIAKYVKEKRYSLVLLQLPDGMKRYAAELVDALRDATGAEFYVHGEPCWGPCVVPIEEAKSLGVQLIVHYGHRPRGYAALLPREPEVIFVPASLRSPGLSEHLVEQLVSELRARECSKPVLITTAQHDWLLPRLVERLAAEDLEPVMRGAIEHSVLGCDYGPLIELRGAYQCVVVLASGVFHALGAALSTDVPTLQVDPIEEKVIDLASMKRTWLRRRYAKIIASLKAERWALWAGSPPGQHRRELILKLADLIRAKKLKYYLFYSRNVSSAELLNADSPQIDVHVVTSCPRVPIDDFTLQEFHKPVLSPGEALMVLTGDLERYRFPW, from the coding sequence ATGGAGCCCCCCTACGACTTCGAAGTAGAGAAGATAGCTAAATACGTCAAAGAGAAGCGCTACAGCCTCGTTCTGCTCCAACTGCCCGACGGCATGAAGAGGTACGCAGCCGAGCTAGTCGACGCCCTCCGCGATGCCACTGGAGCGGAGTTCTACGTGCACGGAGAGCCTTGCTGGGGTCCCTGCGTCGTTCCCATCGAGGAGGCCAAGTCGCTAGGCGTCCAGCTGATCGTCCACTACGGTCATAGACCGCGCGGCTACGCTGCTCTGCTCCCCCGGGAGCCCGAAGTGATCTTCGTTCCGGCCTCGCTGAGATCTCCCGGCTTATCTGAGCACTTGGTGGAGCAGCTGGTCTCGGAGCTCAGGGCTCGAGAGTGCAGCAAACCGGTCCTCATAACCACGGCTCAACACGATTGGCTGCTCCCGCGACTAGTCGAGCGCCTCGCCGCCGAGGACCTCGAGCCGGTGATGCGGGGAGCGATCGAGCACTCCGTGTTAGGCTGCGACTACGGACCGTTGATCGAGCTGCGAGGGGCTTATCAGTGCGTCGTGGTGTTGGCCAGCGGCGTTTTCCACGCTCTAGGGGCCGCTCTATCGACCGACGTCCCAACGCTCCAAGTTGACCCCATCGAGGAGAAGGTCATTGACCTCGCCTCGATGAAGCGGACCTGGCTTAGGAGGCGCTACGCGAAGATCATAGCCTCCCTGAAAGCCGAGAGGTGGGCCCTCTGGGCGGGCTCGCCGCCGGGCCAGCATAGGCGAGAACTCATCCTCAAGCTCGCGGATCTGATAAGAGCGAAGAAGCTGAAGTACTATCTGTTCTACTCGAGAAACGTAAGCTCCGCAGAGCTGCTCAACGCGGACTCGCCCCAGATAGACGTCCACGTGGTGACTTCCTGCCCCAGAGTCCCTATAGACGATTTCACGTTGCAGGAGTTCCACAAGCCCGTGCTCAGCCCCGGCGAGGCCCTAATGGTTTTGACCGGCGACCTCGAGAGGTATAGATTCCCGTGGTGA
- a CDS encoding METTL5 family protein, with the protein MVSRKKELELALEKLAEPLSPRRDLEQYPTPAHIAADLLWEEELAGRGLSGRIVVDLGAGTGRLCIGAALLGAECVGLEIDERQIRVLLDNARIAGVSERVEVVLSDVRRPPLRPMDGSTAIMNPPFGTSRRGADREFLAAASTLSDRILSLHIYNESSLDFLSRFLRSRGFVVVKMKKYTMLLRQTMEHHVAKTVRFPVVLLVSDKMREVGVQREA; encoded by the coding sequence GTGGTGAGCCGTAAGAAGGAGTTGGAGCTCGCGCTGGAGAAGCTAGCGGAGCCCCTCAGCCCCAGGCGGGACCTCGAGCAGTACCCTACGCCGGCTCACATAGCGGCCGACCTGCTTTGGGAAGAGGAGCTCGCGGGGAGAGGATTGAGCGGGCGCATCGTAGTAGACCTAGGCGCCGGCACGGGTAGGCTGTGCATTGGAGCGGCTCTCCTCGGCGCGGAGTGCGTGGGGCTGGAGATCGACGAGAGGCAGATACGCGTACTGCTGGACAACGCGCGTATCGCTGGCGTCTCTGAGAGAGTCGAGGTCGTGCTGAGCGACGTCAGGAGGCCTCCTCTGAGGCCCATGGACGGTTCCACCGCGATCATGAACCCGCCATTCGGTACTTCGCGCAGAGGAGCAGACAGAGAGTTTCTGGCCGCGGCCTCGACCCTCTCGGATAGGATCCTCAGCCTTCATATCTATAATGAGAGCTCGCTCGACTTCCTGAGCAGATTCCTGAGATCGAGAGGCTTCGTCGTAGTGAAAATGAAAAAATACACGATGCTCCTGAGACAGACTATGGAACATCACGTAGCCAAGACCGTGAGATTCCCCGTCGTGCTCCTGGTCTCGGACAAGATGCGCGAGGTAGGAGTCCAGCGTGAAGCGTGA
- a CDS encoding exosome complex RNA-binding protein Csl4: protein MKRELIVVPGDVLGVIEELSPGENTHEHEGYIISTVLGRAEINLLRRTVNCRGLPKKYRIPTKDSVVLGFVSSLRSEVALITIVGLFEQDKLFETSFPLAGLLHVSQVGSNVDSMYDVLGLGDLLKCRVLNSENPYQLTISGPAHTLGVVLASCSRCGAALRLERLSGTLKCPRCGNSEKRRVSKDYLNLSKVI, encoded by the coding sequence GTGAAGCGTGAGCTGATCGTTGTGCCCGGCGACGTGTTGGGAGTCATCGAGGAGCTGAGTCCGGGCGAGAACACGCATGAGCACGAAGGCTATATAATATCGACCGTGCTCGGCCGAGCTGAGATAAACCTGTTGAGGAGGACCGTTAACTGTAGAGGTCTCCCAAAAAAGTACAGGATCCCGACCAAAGATTCGGTGGTCCTAGGCTTTGTTTCGAGTCTGAGAAGCGAAGTGGCTCTCATAACCATAGTGGGACTCTTCGAGCAAGATAAATTGTTCGAGACGTCTTTTCCGCTGGCCGGGCTCCTCCACGTGAGTCAGGTTGGCTCAAACGTAGACTCGATGTATGATGTGTTAGGCCTGGGAGACCTGCTCAAGTGCAGAGTCCTGAATTCCGAGAACCCCTATCAGTTGACGATCTCAGGCCCTGCCCACACGCTGGGCGTTGTGCTCGCCTCCTGCTCGAGGTGCGGGGCAGCTCTGAGGCTTGAGAGGCTGTCGGGAACTCTCAAGTGCCCCAGGTGCGGGAACTCGGAGAAGAGGCGTGTCTCCAAGGATTACCTCAACCTGAGCAAGGTGATTTAA
- a CDS encoding DUF2067 family protein: MRKRKLVLKVPREPEKALELIAKAVQAQLVSYRLRGNKLEITLRGDEISLARSVDNVKRALASLRLKDQAIGVTFLPKGRLAEVLGRAVPLEALKELLSALKISYEDRGGELIVRSSVEELRKHVLPLSELLEASSTLCGGAAREVVAVAAHLTELDPAAIVEIGKGAGVLVESKDGRIFLGVDRRRALEELLRAASRRSEESGRSMPSSRGRKREDRVAS; this comes from the coding sequence TTGCGTAAGAGAAAGCTCGTGCTCAAAGTGCCGCGCGAACCCGAGAAGGCCCTCGAGCTTATCGCGAAGGCCGTGCAAGCTCAGCTCGTCAGCTATAGGCTTCGAGGCAACAAACTCGAGATCACGCTACGAGGAGACGAGATAAGTCTCGCGAGGAGCGTCGACAACGTGAAGAGAGCCTTGGCATCTCTCAGACTGAAGGACCAGGCGATTGGCGTGACGTTCCTTCCGAAGGGCCGTCTCGCTGAGGTCCTTGGTAGAGCCGTTCCACTAGAGGCTCTCAAAGAGCTTCTGAGCGCTCTGAAGATTTCCTACGAGGATAGAGGAGGGGAGCTCATCGTTAGGAGCAGCGTCGAAGAGCTTAGGAAACACGTGCTCCCTCTCAGTGAGTTACTCGAAGCCTCGAGCACTCTATGCGGGGGAGCGGCCCGCGAGGTTGTGGCCGTCGCGGCGCACCTCACAGAGCTCGACCCAGCTGCGATAGTCGAGATAGGCAAGGGCGCGGGGGTCCTCGTCGAGAGCAAGGACGGGAGAATCTTCCTCGGGGTGGATAGGAGGCGAGCTCTCGAGGAGCTTCTGCGCGCTGCTTCGCGAAGAAGTGAGGAGAGCGGTCGCTCCATGCCATCGTCGAGGGGGCGAAAGCGCGAAGACCGAGTCGCGAGCTGA
- a CDS encoding DNA-directed RNA polymerase subunit L: protein MLEAPTSTEKIVIKERSGNVLRVEVIGETHTFGNMLAKELQSREDVELAYYVVKHPLIERFELLLRTKPGKDPMEVLVEAMGGLVSKLERLESLIAEGLRGR, encoded by the coding sequence TTGCTCGAGGCCCCTACGTCTACCGAGAAGATAGTGATCAAAGAGCGGAGCGGCAACGTCCTGCGAGTGGAGGTGATAGGCGAGACGCACACCTTCGGCAACATGCTAGCGAAGGAGCTCCAGTCGAGAGAAGACGTAGAGCTAGCATATTATGTAGTAAAGCATCCCCTAATTGAGAGGTTCGAGCTTCTGCTTAGGACGAAGCCGGGGAAGGACCCGATGGAGGTTCTCGTGGAAGCCATGGGCGGCCTCGTGAGTAAGCTAGAGAGGCTCGAGTCTCTAATCGCGGAGGGCCTCCGCGGAAGATGA
- a CDS encoding transcription factor S, with amino-acid sequence MFCPKCGTLMKYTRGSSTKSLVCPSCGYTSTEAPGGAAKLPEVPKRRATSGVVVEEKSSLELLPKLKNEVFCPRCGHDEVYYWVVQTRRADEPPTRFFRCVRCNHTWREYE; translated from the coding sequence GTGTTCTGCCCCAAATGCGGCACACTGATGAAGTACACGAGAGGGAGCTCGACAAAGTCGCTGGTCTGCCCTAGCTGCGGCTACACGAGCACGGAGGCTCCAGGCGGAGCGGCTAAGCTCCCCGAGGTGCCTAAGCGTAGAGCAACGAGCGGGGTAGTGGTCGAGGAGAAGAGCTCTCTCGAGCTCTTGCCCAAGCTCAAGAACGAGGTCTTCTGCCCTAGGTGCGGTCACGACGAGGTCTACTACTGGGTCGTGCAGACGCGGAGGGCGGACGAGCCTCCTACAAGGTTCTTCAGGTGTGTTAGGTGTAATCACACGTGGAGGGAGTATGAGTAG
- a CDS encoding DNA polymerase sliding clamp has translation MKLSFPDASLWSAILRGAAKVIRESTLKVEPEGLRLRAMDPSRVVMIDLFIPADSFSEYEGRGERLTVNLEELSKLLRRAAEDEELVLEAKRGGIELTLRGRITRRIRVPLLNIEVEELGELRIPFKADAAMPAEVFAETLKLLEPMGDVFGLMADEDKLTIFNESELGRYFVELTTEAGGGLLSLEAEGEQRSIYSMEYVANFVYPAESAEQVRLQFSTDMPCKITFELPRGAQFAVYVAPRTL, from the coding sequence GTGAAGCTGTCTTTCCCAGACGCGTCGCTCTGGAGCGCCATATTGAGAGGAGCAGCTAAAGTGATACGAGAAAGCACTCTGAAGGTCGAGCCGGAAGGACTCAGGCTCCGTGCTATGGATCCTAGCCGCGTCGTCATGATTGACCTCTTCATCCCGGCTGACTCCTTCAGCGAGTACGAGGGGAGGGGCGAGAGGCTCACCGTCAATCTCGAGGAGCTGAGCAAATTGCTTCGGAGAGCCGCCGAGGACGAAGAGCTCGTGCTCGAGGCTAAGAGAGGGGGAATAGAGCTTACTCTACGTGGCAGGATAACTCGGAGAATCAGAGTCCCCCTCCTCAACATAGAGGTCGAGGAGCTCGGAGAACTCAGGATCCCGTTCAAGGCGGATGCCGCGATGCCGGCCGAGGTCTTCGCTGAGACATTGAAATTGCTAGAGCCGATGGGTGACGTATTCGGCCTAATGGCTGACGAAGACAAGCTCACGATATTCAACGAGAGCGAGCTCGGTCGATACTTCGTTGAGCTTACCACCGAGGCAGGCGGAGGTCTCCTATCGCTCGAGGCAGAAGGAGAGCAGAGGTCCATTTACAGCATGGAGTACGTGGCCAACTTCGTCTATCCGGCCGAGAGCGCCGAGCAAGTGAGGTTGCAGTTCTCGACGGATATGCCGTGTAAGATCACGTTCGAGTTACCGAGAGGGGCGCAGTTTGCGGTCTACGTGGCCCCGAGAACGCTCTGA
- a CDS encoding DNA primase small subunit domain-containing protein — MRSTWPRERSELSGLDWLRSLFASYYARAEVVLPEDYAAREWAFQPLGSSTYIRHLSFKTEAELRRYLVRNPPAHAYYSSARFLFPEVPYMEQKVWLGSDLIFDIDADHLPGCENPKTRWACSSCGRSFEVEGRGKSIACPACGSRELIDLSEVSPECLKLAARETAKLLRVLENDFGVDDVHVYFSGNRGFHVHVTSKELLELNGDERRELVDYLKGVGLELREVLELGGEAKRPRSSAVAPSPRDAGWRGRLGRVIYDELGLSDDKVLTFGELKGRDLEELIPKASVHVDEKVTIDVHRLVRLPGSLNGKTGMPVVEVRPRELEAFSLTCSLSPFDGTAAVALSVDLDVEVFDVEIHGERGELVELPLCAAVFLALRGAVERVVA; from the coding sequence TTGCGGTCTACGTGGCCCCGAGAACGCTCTGAGCTCTCCGGTCTCGATTGGCTGAGGAGCCTCTTCGCCTCCTATTACGCCAGGGCCGAGGTAGTCCTTCCCGAGGACTACGCCGCGAGAGAGTGGGCGTTTCAGCCCTTGGGCAGCTCGACTTACATCAGGCATCTCTCCTTCAAAACTGAAGCGGAGCTGAGGAGATATCTCGTGAGGAATCCCCCCGCGCACGCCTACTACTCCTCGGCTCGATTCTTATTCCCCGAGGTTCCATACATGGAGCAGAAGGTCTGGCTAGGCAGCGACCTCATCTTCGACATAGACGCGGATCACTTACCCGGCTGCGAGAACCCGAAGACCAGGTGGGCCTGCTCCTCCTGCGGGAGGAGCTTCGAGGTTGAGGGTCGTGGCAAATCGATCGCGTGCCCGGCTTGCGGCTCCCGCGAGCTTATCGACCTCAGCGAGGTCTCCCCCGAGTGCCTCAAGCTGGCGGCGCGAGAAACCGCGAAGCTCTTGCGAGTGCTCGAGAACGACTTCGGGGTAGATGACGTCCACGTATACTTCTCGGGCAATCGCGGGTTCCACGTCCACGTTACGTCCAAAGAGCTTCTCGAGCTGAACGGCGATGAGAGGAGAGAGCTGGTCGACTACCTCAAGGGAGTGGGGCTGGAGCTACGGGAGGTGCTGGAGCTCGGCGGAGAAGCTAAGAGGCCGCGGAGCTCTGCGGTAGCGCCGAGTCCGCGTGACGCCGGATGGAGGGGGAGATTAGGCCGCGTCATCTATGATGAGCTGGGTCTGAGTGATGACAAGGTGCTCACGTTTGGCGAGTTGAAAGGGCGTGACTTAGAGGAGTTGATTCCTAAGGCCTCGGTGCACGTGGATGAGAAAGTCACGATAGACGTCCACAGGCTCGTGAGACTCCCGGGCTCTCTCAACGGCAAGACGGGGATGCCTGTCGTCGAGGTTCGTCCGCGGGAGCTCGAGGCCTTCAGCTTGACGTGCTCTCTCTCGCCTTTCGACGGAACAGCCGCGGTGGCTCTCTCGGTGGATCTCGACGTCGAGGTCTTCGACGTCGAGATCCACGGCGAGCGAGGCGAGCTCGTGGAGCTTCCGCTATGCGCGGCCGTGTTCTTGGCACTAAGAGGAGCGGTAGAGCGCGTAGTGGCGTGA